The Sulfurimonas lithotrophica genome includes a region encoding these proteins:
- a CDS encoding NADH-quinone oxidoreductase subunit D encodes MTFEIVEADNLYNTILDARDNKGFTLLLDITAVDNLTRKSKAPTRFELIYILRHSEFKDVKYFKVYVKDETIGVKSISDLFKSASWAEREVYDQYGINFSTHPLLKRILNHEEFVGHPLRKDYDIRDAHYCTKAQDLMDELKPVLDAKNLDMDEDDLMVVNIGPSHPATHGTIRSLAALDGEKIVAGVSEIGYLHRGFEKSCENHTYNQIIPYTDRLNYCSALMNNIAFSKTVEDMLGVTLPERGVFIRVILSELSRAIDHLVCLAAGLLDMGGQTNYWYFFNPRNDAYDFLSKLTGARLTNSFMRIGGMTHDLYDGWQDDLEDVLKKIDYGISESRKMIEHNRIFNDRLQDISPVSAQDAISYGWSGPNLRASGVAYDLRFAKPYDFYDSFDFDMVVGSVGDTYDRMMVRIEEINQSMRIIRQAVKELPEGDICVNDRSIILPPKSCVYGSIEGMMNQFMLTIEGVKVPAGEYYGAYEAANGELGFYVVSDGSGTPYKVKVRPPSFYHMASYPEIIQDYQVADAILTLGSLNIIAGEMDR; translated from the coding sequence ATGACGTTTGAGATAGTAGAAGCAGATAATCTATACAATACTATCTTAGATGCCAGAGATAACAAGGGTTTTACTCTTTTACTAGACATTACTGCAGTTGATAATCTCACAAGAAAATCAAAAGCACCCACAAGATTTGAGCTGATATATATACTAAGACACTCTGAGTTTAAAGACGTTAAATATTTTAAAGTTTATGTAAAAGATGAAACAATCGGTGTTAAAAGTATAAGTGATTTATTTAAGTCGGCTTCATGGGCTGAGCGTGAAGTGTATGACCAATACGGCATAAACTTCTCTACTCATCCACTACTAAAACGTATTCTAAACCATGAAGAGTTTGTAGGGCATCCGCTAAGAAAAGATTACGACATAAGAGATGCCCACTACTGCACAAAAGCACAAGACTTGATGGACGAGTTAAAACCCGTACTGGATGCAAAAAACCTTGATATGGATGAGGATGATTTGATGGTGGTAAATATCGGACCATCACACCCTGCAACTCACGGGACTATAAGAAGTTTGGCGGCACTTGACGGAGAGAAAATAGTAGCAGGTGTAAGTGAGATAGGATATTTGCACCGCGGTTTTGAGAAAAGTTGCGAGAACCATACATATAACCAAATCATCCCTTACACGGACAGACTAAACTACTGTTCAGCCCTTATGAACAACATAGCTTTTTCAAAAACGGTCGAGGATATGTTAGGCGTAACTCTGCCTGAGCGTGGAGTATTTATACGTGTAATACTCTCAGAACTCTCACGTGCAATAGATCATCTTGTATGTTTGGCAGCGGGTCTTTTAGATATGGGCGGACAAACTAACTACTGGTACTTTTTTAATCCTCGTAACGATGCATATGACTTTTTATCCAAGCTGACAGGTGCGAGACTTACCAACTCCTTTATGCGCATCGGCGGTATGACACATGATTTGTATGATGGCTGGCAGGATGATCTCGAAGATGTACTTAAAAAGATTGACTACGGCATAAGCGAGTCAAGAAAGATGATAGAGCATAACCGCATCTTTAACGACAGACTGCAAGATATCTCACCCGTAAGTGCACAAGATGCAATAAGCTACGGATGGAGCGGACCAAATTTACGAGCTAGCGGAGTAGCTTATGATCTGCGTTTTGCAAAACCTTATGATTTTTACGACAGTTTTGATTTTGATATGGTAGTGGGAAGTGTCGGAGACACATATGATAGGATGATGGTGCGTATAGAGGAGATAAACCAGTCTATGCGCATAATCCGCCAAGCCGTTAAAGAGCTTCCTGAGGGTGATATATGTGTAAACGACAGAAGTATAATTCTTCCGCCAAAGAGTTGTGTATATGGCTCGATTGAGGGGATGATGAATCAGTTTATGCTCACAATTGAGGGTGTAAAAGTGCCTGCGGGTGAGTATTATGGAGCTTATGAAGCTGCAAACGGCGAACTTGGTTTTTATGTAGTGAGTGATGGCAGCGGAACGCCCTATAAAGTAAAAGTAAGACCGCCTAGCTTTTATCATATGGCATCATACCCTGAGATTATCCAAGATTATCAGGTTGCAGATGCCATACTCACACTTGGTAGTTTAAATATTATAGCGGGAGAAATGGATAGATGA
- a CDS encoding 2Fe-2S iron-sulfur cluster-binding protein codes for MSQVKITVDNKTYEVQEGSLLIDLLIKEEIKVPYFCYHESLGADGNCRMCMVEIEGQKRPQIACDTPVKDGMVVHSQGEKLPIQKIRKDILELELINHPVDCPVCDQAGECSLQEFYMDYGLHESHMHGLEKVLLRKHIDLGSNVMLDQERCVLCARCTRFTAQVTHTHELGIVGRGDQAHITTMPGRKLDNPYAMNVVDLCPVGALTNKDFRFKQRVWFLQSSESVCTNCAKNCSIYLDHNKLKYEDEQIYRFRPRRNEEVNGFFMCDEGRLSYKDLLQNREKFSAYKDEKEIINDALKNAENIAILVGASLFNEEIELIQEFAQRVDANLYSPQDIYINEDFEDDMLRSKYKTANIKTIQNLNIKDEMPKDVDLLINFNHPSVIDADAKKIISFQTHTNELDALLTIPIALYVENSGSFTNIDGVTQYIAKALSPNNPAPTLKEWFRSLEL; via the coding sequence ATGAGCCAAGTAAAAATCACGGTTGATAATAAAACATATGAAGTACAAGAAGGCTCGCTTCTTATAGATTTGCTTATAAAAGAGGAGATAAAAGTCCCCTATTTTTGTTACCATGAATCACTTGGGGCTGATGGGAACTGTCGTATGTGTATGGTTGAGATAGAGGGGCAAAAAAGACCTCAAATTGCCTGCGATACACCTGTAAAAGATGGAATGGTAGTTCACTCTCAGGGTGAAAAACTGCCGATTCAAAAGATTCGTAAAGATATACTAGAGCTTGAACTTATAAACCACCCTGTTGACTGCCCTGTTTGTGATCAGGCGGGTGAGTGTTCTTTACAAGAGTTTTATATGGACTATGGACTTCACGAATCACATATGCACGGACTTGAAAAGGTACTTTTACGCAAACATATTGATTTAGGTTCAAACGTAATGCTTGATCAAGAGCGTTGTGTACTTTGTGCAAGATGTACCCGTTTTACCGCTCAAGTTACACACACCCACGAACTCGGTATCGTTGGACGCGGAGACCAAGCTCATATAACAACAATGCCTGGACGAAAACTGGATAATCCATATGCCATGAATGTAGTTGATTTGTGTCCAGTCGGAGCACTTACAAATAAAGACTTTAGATTTAAACAGCGTGTTTGGTTTTTACAGTCAAGCGAGTCTGTTTGTACCAATTGTGCCAAAAACTGCAGCATCTACCTAGACCATAACAAACTAAAATATGAAGATGAGCAGATATACCGTTTTCGACCTAGAAGAAATGAAGAGGTAAACGGCTTTTTTATGTGTGATGAGGGTAGATTATCATACAAAGATCTGCTTCAAAACAGAGAAAAATTTTCAGCTTACAAAGATGAAAAAGAGATTATAAACGATGCACTAAAAAATGCTGAAAATATAGCGATTTTAGTTGGGGCTTCGCTTTTTAACGAAGAGATAGAACTTATTCAAGAATTTGCTCAAAGAGTTGATGCAAATCTTTACTCTCCGCAGGATATCTACATAAATGAAGATTTTGAAGATGATATGCTTCGCTCAAAATACAAGACGGCAAATATAAAAACTATACAAAACCTAAATATAAAAGATGAGATGCCAAAAGATGTTGACTTACTTATAAACTTTAACCACCCATCTGTTATAGATGCAGATGCAAAAAAAATTATAAGTTTTCAAACCCATACAAATGAGCTTGATGCATTACTGACTATCCCGATAGCTTTATATGTTGAAAACAGCGGAAGTTTTACAAATATAGACGGTGTAACACAATATATAGCAAAAGCCCTCTCTCCGAATAATCCTGCCCCTACACTAAAAGAGTGGTTTAGGAGCTTAGAGTTATGA
- a CDS encoding fumarate reductase flavoprotein subunit: MKVIYTDVLIIGGGLAGLRVATGVKERGHDAVVLSLVPPKRSHSAAAQGGMQASLANSKMGEGDNEDVHFEDTIKGSDWGADQVVARMFTHCAPKAIRELAHWGVPWTRVKRGDRQSIINAQKVTITEKDEAHGLITARDFGGTKKWRTCYTSDGTGHSMLYAMDNKAHEDKVEIHERLEAMALIHENGRCYGAVARNLMSGELVAYVSKATTVATGGYGRIYEVSTNAIICQGTGQALALESGVATLGNMEAIQFHPTAIVPVGILTTEGCRGDGGLLLDKDGYRFMPDYEPDKKELASRDVVSRRMTEHMRKGKGVKSRYGDHLWLDITILGREHIEKNLREVKEICENFLGIDPAEEWIPVRPTQHYSMGGIRTKYTGESQTLKGLYSCGEAACWDMHGFNRLGGNSVSETVVSGMLVAEYISDFLDTPDSDITIHTKKVSEFLKQEQDKLDKLLSNHGGEDAYVLRRRMEKIMMEKVGIFRNGKDLKEAVDELEELLIRSKNIDVFRSKSRAANPALVNAYRTQKMIRVALTVAMGAYLREESRGAHSREDFPERNDEKWLKRTITSWPDPEQTLPTVTYEDIDISEMEMPPGFRGYGKDMTIHNELTKDAQERVDSIRAKMEAEGKNRFEIQEVLMPFKDKLPKKYQGRNERLNERLENE, encoded by the coding sequence ATGAAAGTAATTTATACGGATGTTTTAATAATCGGTGGTGGTTTAGCAGGTCTTAGAGTCGCTACAGGTGTAAAAGAGCGTGGACACGATGCCGTTGTTTTATCACTCGTTCCGCCTAAACGTTCACACTCTGCAGCTGCACAAGGCGGTATGCAGGCATCTTTAGCAAACTCAAAGATGGGTGAGGGCGATAATGAAGACGTGCACTTTGAAGATACCATAAAGGGGAGTGACTGGGGAGCCGATCAAGTAGTTGCACGTATGTTTACACATTGTGCTCCAAAAGCTATCCGTGAACTTGCTCACTGGGGTGTGCCTTGGACTAGGGTAAAAAGAGGTGACAGACAATCAATCATAAATGCACAAAAAGTGACTATTACGGAAAAAGACGAAGCACATGGACTTATAACTGCACGTGACTTTGGCGGGACAAAAAAATGGCGTACCTGCTACACGTCAGACGGTACAGGTCACTCGATGCTTTATGCCATGGATAATAAGGCACATGAAGATAAAGTAGAGATTCACGAACGCCTTGAAGCTATGGCGCTTATTCATGAGAACGGCAGATGCTACGGTGCAGTTGCAAGAAACCTTATGAGCGGTGAACTTGTTGCTTATGTATCTAAAGCTACTACCGTTGCAACTGGTGGATACGGACGCATCTATGAAGTCTCTACAAATGCGATTATCTGTCAGGGTACGGGTCAAGCACTGGCTTTAGAGAGTGGGGTGGCAACTTTGGGAAATATGGAAGCTATACAGTTTCACCCCACAGCCATAGTACCTGTTGGAATCTTGACAACTGAGGGTTGTCGTGGTGACGGCGGACTTCTTTTAGATAAAGACGGTTATAGATTTATGCCTGATTATGAGCCTGATAAAAAAGAGCTGGCAAGCCGTGATGTCGTAAGTCGTCGTATGACCGAGCATATGAGAAAAGGTAAAGGTGTAAAAAGCCGTTACGGAGATCATTTATGGCTTGATATAACCATTTTAGGACGTGAGCATATTGAGAAAAATCTTCGTGAAGTTAAAGAGATATGTGAGAACTTTTTGGGGATAGATCCCGCAGAAGAGTGGATTCCGGTTCGCCCGACACAGCACTACTCTATGGGTGGTATTCGTACAAAATATACCGGTGAATCTCAAACACTAAAAGGTCTATACTCTTGCGGTGAAGCAGCTTGTTGGGATATGCACGGTTTTAATCGCTTAGGCGGGAATTCGGTAAGTGAGACTGTAGTATCCGGAATGCTCGTAGCCGAATATATATCGGACTTTTTAGATACGCCTGATAGCGATATTACAATCCATACGAAAAAAGTTTCAGAATTTTTAAAACAAGAACAAGACAAATTGGACAAACTTTTATCCAATCACGGCGGGGAAGATGCATATGTACTCCGTCGCCGTATGGAGAAAATCATGATGGAGAAAGTGGGCATCTTTAGAAACGGCAAGGATTTAAAAGAAGCTGTAGATGAACTTGAAGAGCTTTTAATCAGAAGTAAAAATATAGATGTTTTCCGCTCAAAAAGCCGTGCTGCAAATCCTGCCTTGGTAAATGCATATCGTACACAAAAGATGATTAGGGTAGCACTTACGGTTGCTATGGGAGCGTATTTGAGAGAGGAGAGCCGAGGGGCACATTCGCGTGAAGACTTTCCTGAGAGAAACGATGAAAAATGGCTAAAACGTACTATCACTTCATGGCCGGATCCTGAACAAACACTACCGACAGTGACATATGAGGATATAGATATATCAGAGATGGAGATGCCTCCAGGATTTAGAGGATACGGTAAGGATATGACTATACATAACGAGTTAACCAAAGATGCTCAAGAGAGAGTTGATTCCATAAGGGCTAAAATGGAAGCCGAAGGCAAGAACAGGTTTGAGATTCAAGAAGTCCTGATGCCCTTTAAAGATAAGCTTCCGAAAAAGTATCAAGGCAGAAATGAGAGATTAAACGAAAGGTTGGAAAATGAGTAG
- a CDS encoding complex I 24 kDa subunit family protein produces MSFTFSDENLKQIEELKKRYPSVEALNLPLLWMAQYQDGFISLDAIDEISKITTIPPMEVYRVATFYTMFKLEKPKKLLVSVCKTLSCKLCGSDEILEHLKTKDVEIEHVECLGSCGTSPVMQIEDIYYEELTPTKVDEILKELS; encoded by the coding sequence ATGAGTTTTACCTTTAGCGATGAAAATTTAAAACAAATAGAAGAATTAAAAAAACGCTATCCTTCTGTCGAAGCACTTAATCTTCCCCTGCTTTGGATGGCACAATATCAAGATGGGTTTATATCACTAGATGCTATAGATGAAATATCAAAAATAACTACGATTCCACCTATGGAAGTTTACAGGGTTGCAACATTTTATACAATGTTTAAACTTGAAAAACCAAAGAAACTTTTAGTATCTGTTTGTAAAACCTTATCTTGCAAACTTTGTGGAAGTGATGAGATTTTAGAGCATCTAAAAACCAAAGATGTAGAGATAGAACACGTAGAGTGTCTTGGTTCTTGCGGTACATCTCCAGTGATGCAAATAGAAGATATATACTACGAAGAACTGACACCGACAAAAGTCGATGAGATTTTAAAGGAGTTATCATGA
- a CDS encoding fumarate reductase cytochrome b subunit: protein MKQEKLDKTPARLDFTQSITGLILAIFIMGHILFEASILISKEMMYKVTIMFEGYYFFGETYPGIVSFLAGAIFVIFIVHAAIALRKFPDNYRQHKTMKKHALGMKHEDTSLWLIQLSTGFIMFFIGSVHLYMMMSEPSDIGPYASSHRVVHEMLAPLYILLLFSVITHAFIGLYRLALKWGFMEGKNTKVSRARYKVLMRIFIVVYILLGMASLAKYISIGLEHDFSDGVKYKSKTIKMENH, encoded by the coding sequence ATGAAGCAAGAGAAGCTAGATAAGACACCCGCCAGACTTGATTTTACTCAAAGTATAACAGGTTTAATACTTGCAATATTTATAATGGGGCATATACTGTTTGAAGCATCTATCCTTATAAGTAAAGAGATGATGTATAAAGTAACCATTATGTTTGAGGGTTATTACTTTTTTGGAGAGACATATCCCGGAATAGTATCTTTCTTAGCCGGAGCGATATTTGTTATATTTATTGTTCATGCTGCAATTGCTCTTAGAAAATTTCCTGATAACTACCGTCAACATAAGACTATGAAAAAACATGCACTTGGTATGAAGCATGAAGACACATCTTTATGGCTTATCCAACTCTCAACAGGTTTTATAATGTTTTTTATAGGAAGTGTGCATCTATATATGATGATGAGTGAACCATCAGATATAGGTCCGTATGCATCTTCACACCGTGTAGTACATGAGATGCTTGCTCCTTTATATATACTGCTTTTATTTTCAGTTATAACCCATGCTTTTATAGGTCTTTACAGACTTGCTTTAAAATGGGGCTTTATGGAAGGCAAAAACACAAAAGTTTCACGTGCAAGGTATAAGGTTTTAATGAGAATTTTTATAGTTGTTTATATTTTACTTGGTATGGCTTCTTTGGCAAAATATATAAGCATCGGACTTGAACATGATTTTAGCGACGGTGTTAAGTATAAAAGCAAGACAATAAAAATGGAGAACCACTAA
- a CDS encoding NuoI/complex I 23 kDa subunit family protein has product MSKNIITTPRYGKSFKDKLYLPAIYEGCKVTFKHFFTNLNDSNAVDTLEYPEEQPRDITERYRGLHRLTHRSDDTIACVACFMCATACPADCIFIEATEREDGKDEKMPKKFSIDTLECIFCGYCVEACPCDAIRMDTGIFSLTGVKREDFVLDKERLLSHKGAFGEEKSCARN; this is encoded by the coding sequence ATGAGTAAAAATATTATAACTACTCCAAGATACGGCAAGAGCTTTAAAGACAAACTATATCTTCCTGCGATTTATGAAGGATGTAAAGTTACCTTTAAACACTTCTTTACAAACTTAAATGATTCAAATGCAGTTGATACTTTGGAATACCCAGAGGAACAGCCTCGCGATATAACAGAGCGATACCGAGGCTTACATCGCCTGACCCATCGTTCAGACGACACCATAGCATGTGTAGCTTGTTTTATGTGTGCTACGGCTTGTCCGGCTGATTGTATATTTATAGAAGCTACAGAGCGTGAGGACGGTAAGGATGAAAAGATGCCTAAAAAGTTTTCAATAGATACATTAGAGTGCATCTTCTGTGGTTATTGTGTCGAGGCCTGTCCTTGCGATGCTATACGTATGGATACGGGAATCTTTTCTTTAACAGGTGTAAAAAGAGAAGATTTTGTACTGGATAAAGAGCGACTTTTGAGTCACAAAGGTGCATTTGGAGAGGAGAAGAGTTGTGCTAGAAATTAG
- the nuoF gene encoding NADH-quinone oxidoreductase subunit NuoF produces the protein MRDARLVSKRFDIKDSFKIEVAKANGIYTDALKRAYKLEPLEIIDIIKQSGLRGKGGGGAPAGDKWLLMPQDSDKPSFLAINCDESEPGTFKDRQIISKDPHLLIEGILITCRAIKAKHAYIYIRGEYKQFQDILQAAIDEAYEDGLLKECDITIHRGAGAYICGEKSALLESMEGKRGHPRLKPKQKECEWYFGNPTLVNNVETIASVPYIIEHGAEAYRKFGTQKSPGTMLFAMSGHVKNRGVYEAEFGISMWDYIQHFGGGIKNDKKLKAVIPGGASTDVLTAGEVLNAKLDYESMREMGSSLGTGGMIVMDEDTNMVEALKNLLEFYHEESCGQCTPCREGTGWSEKLVAKILDGKANSEDIDKLLEISDTMNGKTICVFAPAVSCVINSFIKKFRNEFEAYNNNSTEDIK, from the coding sequence ATGAGAGATGCAAGACTTGTTTCTAAGCGTTTTGATATAAAAGACTCTTTTAAAATAGAGGTTGCAAAAGCAAACGGCATCTATACAGATGCACTAAAACGTGCTTATAAGTTAGAGCCTTTGGAGATAATAGATATTATAAAACAAAGCGGACTCAGAGGAAAAGGCGGAGGCGGTGCACCTGCGGGTGACAAATGGCTTTTGATGCCACAAGATAGCGACAAGCCTAGCTTTTTAGCTATTAATTGTGATGAGAGTGAACCCGGAACTTTTAAAGACAGACAAATAATCTCAAAAGACCCGCATCTGTTGATAGAGGGCATCTTAATAACCTGTAGAGCCATAAAAGCAAAACATGCCTACATCTATATTCGCGGAGAGTACAAGCAGTTTCAAGATATACTCCAAGCTGCTATTGATGAAGCATATGAAGACGGACTTTTAAAAGAGTGTGACATTACTATCCACAGGGGTGCTGGTGCATATATATGCGGTGAAAAGTCTGCACTTTTGGAATCTATGGAAGGTAAACGAGGACATCCTAGACTAAAACCAAAGCAAAAAGAGTGTGAGTGGTATTTTGGCAACCCTACCCTTGTAAACAATGTAGAAACCATTGCATCCGTGCCGTATATAATAGAACACGGTGCAGAAGCATATCGCAAATTTGGAACCCAAAAGTCTCCGGGTACTATGCTTTTTGCAATGAGCGGTCATGTAAAAAACCGCGGAGTGTATGAGGCTGAGTTTGGAATCTCTATGTGGGATTATATACAACATTTCGGCGGCGGTATAAAAAATGACAAAAAACTAAAAGCGGTAATTCCAGGAGGTGCATCAACCGATGTATTAACCGCGGGTGAGGTTTTAAATGCAAAACTTGATTATGAATCGATGCGTGAGATGGGAAGTTCATTAGGTACGGGCGGAATGATTGTTATGGATGAAGATACAAATATGGTTGAAGCCCTTAAAAATCTTTTGGAGTTTTACCATGAAGAATCTTGCGGACAATGCACACCTTGTCGTGAAGGTACGGGCTGGAGTGAAAAGCTCGTAGCAAAAATATTAGATGGAAAGGCAAATAGCGAAGATATCGATAAGCTTCTTGAGATTTCAGATACGATGAACGGCAAGACCATATGTGTATTTGCTCCTGCTGTAAGTTGTGTGATAAATTCATTTATAAAAAAGTTTCGAAATGAGTTTGAAGCTTATAACAATAATTCAACCGAGGATATAAAATGA
- a CDS encoding NADH-quinone oxidoreductase subunit J family protein: MLEISLFSILSLFMLGGSIAIITNKQSVFSIFGFLIVMIGFGGMFALLDNRFLALAQIMVSVGAVVVLSMLSVLTINAKNKNLPNEPDKYKWITLSSIIVLPFTYLIYKTLSSIAKDFTQNSFNSKDIGQELFNSWVLPFEVVSILLLTAMIGAIVIAKKENS; this comes from the coding sequence GTGCTAGAAATTAGTTTATTTTCAATTCTAAGCCTTTTTATGTTGGGCGGTTCTATTGCCATTATTACAAATAAACAAAGTGTATTTAGCATTTTTGGATTTTTGATAGTTATGATTGGTTTTGGAGGAATGTTTGCACTACTTGACAATAGATTTTTGGCACTGGCACAAATCATGGTCTCTGTAGGTGCGGTTGTCGTTTTAAGTATGTTAAGTGTTTTAACAATTAATGCAAAAAACAAAAACCTTCCAAACGAGCCCGATAAATACAAGTGGATAACTCTAAGTTCGATTATAGTTTTGCCCTTTACATACTTAATATACAAAACACTATCAAGCATAGCAAAAGATTTTACGCAGAACTCTTTTAACTCAAAAGATATAGGACAAGAGCTTTTTAACTCATGGGTACTTCCTTTTGAAGTTGTATCTATACTGCTTTTAACCGCAATGATAGGTGCTATAGTGATTGCAAAAAAGGAGAACTCATGA
- a CDS encoding NADH-quinone oxidoreductase subunit A, whose amino-acid sequence MQSNLVLSSLMVAVLVILLPLLFHLTKYLGTHSDNKRKNEPFEGGIRATHKDANDRFNVKFFLVGIIFLIFDVEVLFMFPWALNLRELGMFGVIEMFVFIGLLIGGLVYVYKSKVLKWI is encoded by the coding sequence ATGCAAAGCAATCTTGTTTTATCTTCTTTAATGGTAGCTGTCTTGGTAATTTTACTTCCACTTTTGTTTCATCTTACCAAATACTTGGGGACTCATAGTGACAATAAACGTAAAAACGAGCCTTTTGAAGGTGGAATAAGAGCTACCCATAAAGATGCAAATGATAGATTTAACGTAAAATTCTTTTTAGTAGGAATTATCTTTTTAATATTTGATGTTGAAGTATTGTTTATGTTTCCATGGGCATTAAACCTAAGAGAGCTTGGAATGTTTGGAGTTATAGAGATGTTTGTCTTTATAGGTCTGCTAATAGGCGGGCTCGTGTATGTTTATAAATCTAAGGTGCTCAAATGGATTTAA
- a CDS encoding NADH-quinone oxidoreductase subunit B: MDLSNTHLLDDAIVTTKIDAVVNWGREASLWPFVFGTACCAIEFMATAASRYDISRFGAEVLRFSPRHADLLVVAGTVSHKQAPILKQIYDQMPEPKWVVAMGACASTGGFYDNYTTLQGIDEIVPVDVYIAGCPPRPEALIDAVLDIQRKLKREESFSVKHTDYKGKLDDV, encoded by the coding sequence ATGGATTTAAGTAATACTCATCTACTCGATGATGCAATAGTTACTACAAAGATAGATGCTGTAGTTAACTGGGGACGTGAAGCTTCTTTATGGCCTTTTGTGTTTGGAACTGCCTGTTGTGCCATAGAGTTTATGGCAACGGCTGCAAGCCGTTACGATATAAGCCGTTTTGGGGCTGAAGTTCTGCGTTTTTCTCCACGTCATGCTGACCTGCTTGTGGTAGCGGGTACGGTTAGCCATAAACAAGCACCCATACTAAAACAAATATATGATCAGATGCCCGAACCAAAATGGGTAGTAGCCATGGGTGCTTGTGCATCTACGGGCGGATTTTACGACAACTACACCACCCTTCAAGGTATAGATGAGATAGTACCTGTGGATGTATATATAGCAGGCTGCCCTCCACGTCCCGAAGCTCTTATAGATGCAGTACTTGACATACAAAGAAAACTAAAACGTGAAGAGAGTTTTAGTGTAAAACATACTGATTACAAAGGTAAACTAGATGACGTTTGA
- a CDS encoding complex I subunit 1/NuoH family protein translates to MSMASIIVAIIAFVLGALLALLTIPVLVWLERRTAGLVQDRLGPNRTNIFGFRLGGVIQSFADVVKLLIKEEYYPSHIKMGKWLFMLAPIITFSAALLAFMVIPFADTLVIDGEALRMQPIPVEFGVFWYLAIGAVGVIGVIFGGWLSHNKYSLLGAMRAASMVVSYELPLGLAIISFIITYNSVDFNAMVEFQSDTFFIFLPAWGILIQPLASVILIVALFAETNRNPFTVAEGESEIVAGFMTEYSAMKFAMYFMGEYVAMNTASAVIITMVFGGYQLPYVSTQMLLENFNYFAYTLMIVVPVFVWWMIRFMRRNNRVRPSVSTDSGRAYETKVISIFLVAMAVIVDVILLYLALSPNALATQIAVTLLQIMVFVIKLMAFNMFFILIRWTLPRFRYDQVQTLGWYYLLPLSLFNLFITAIVVVGVNS, encoded by the coding sequence ATGAGTATGGCATCTATAATTGTAGCTATTATAGCTTTTGTTCTCGGTGCGCTTTTGGCACTTTTAACCATCCCTGTTTTAGTTTGGTTAGAACGAAGGACTGCAGGTCTTGTGCAAGATAGACTCGGACCAAACCGCACAAATATATTTGGTTTTCGTTTAGGCGGTGTAATTCAGAGTTTTGCGGATGTTGTAAAACTGCTGATTAAAGAGGAGTATTATCCAAGTCATATAAAGATGGGAAAATGGCTTTTTATGTTAGCACCTATCATAACTTTCAGTGCTGCACTACTCGCTTTTATGGTTATACCTTTTGCTGACACCCTTGTTATAGACGGTGAGGCTTTAAGGATGCAGCCGATTCCGGTTGAGTTTGGGGTATTTTGGTATTTGGCTATCGGTGCAGTTGGGGTTATAGGTGTAATATTTGGCGGCTGGCTATCACACAATAAGTATTCACTCTTAGGAGCTATGCGTGCTGCATCTATGGTAGTAAGTTATGAGCTTCCGCTTGGACTTGCGATAATCTCTTTTATAATCACTTATAACAGTGTTGATTTTAATGCTATGGTCGAGTTTCAAAGCGATACTTTTTTTATCTTTTTACCTGCATGGGGGATTTTGATTCAGCCTTTGGCATCTGTCATACTTATAGTAGCCCTTTTTGCAGAGACCAACCGTAACCCTTTTACTGTAGCTGAGGGTGAGAGTGAGATAGTAGCAGGATTTATGACCGAATATTCGGCTATGAAATTTGCAATGTATTTTATGGGTGAGTATGTAGCTATGAACACGGCAAGTGCCGTAATTATAACTATGGTGTTCGGCGGTTACCAACTTCCATATGTATCAACACAGATGCTGCTTGAAAATTTTAACTATTTTGCATATACACTTATGATAGTTGTACCTGTTTTTGTTTGGTGGATGATAAGGTTTATGAGAAGAAACAACCGTGTAAGACCAAGTGTAAGTACCGATAGCGGAAGAGCTTACGAAACTAAAGTTATAAGTATATTTTTAGTAGCAATGGCTGTTATAGTAGATGTTATACTGCTTTATTTGGCACTTTCTCCAAATGCTTTAGCTACACAGATAGCAGTTACCCTGCTTCAAATTATGGTATTTGTAATTAAGCTTATGGCATTTAATATGTTTTTTATCCTTATCCGTTGGACACTTCCTAGATTTAGATACGATCAGGTTCAAACACTCGGATGGTATTATCTTTTACCGCTTTCACTGTTTAACCTTTTTATCACGGCTATAGTAGTTGTAGGAGTTAACTCATGA